A single window of Salvia splendens isolate huo1 chromosome 6, SspV2, whole genome shotgun sequence DNA harbors:
- the LOC121809388 gene encoding ribonuclease TUDOR 1-like: MASAAGATGWLRGIVKAVPSGDCLVIMGNTKAEIPPEKTITLSSLMAPKLAPRRGGLDEPFAWLSREFLRKLCIGKEVTFRVDYTVPSINREFGSVFLGDKNVALLVVAGGWAKVREQGQQKGEASPYLADLLRLEEQAKQQGLGRWIRTPGAAEAAIRDLPPSAVSDPGNFDAMALLAAKKGSPLEAIVDQCRDGSTIRVYLLPDFQYVQVFVAGIQAPSPGRRAAAESAVAEVVSTEQNGDSTVEGRAPLTSAQKLAASSASVNEVPADPFGKEAKHFTEIRVLHRDVRIVLEGVDKFSNLTGSVYYPDGESAKDLSLELIENGLAKYVDWSASLLEDEARRRLKNAELQAKKSRLRIWTNYVPPATNSKAIHDQNFTGKVIEVASADCIVVADDSLPFGDPAAERRVNLSSIRGPKMGNPRRDQKPDPYARDAKEFLRTRLIGRQVNVSMEYSRKVGLTDGGAAPAGSGDTRVMDFGTVFLVNPAKDGDDAAPAAAGAGNQPNGVNIAELLAGRGFATTVRHRDFEERSNYYDALLSAESRAISGKKGMHSAKDPPVRHMTDLLTANAKKAKDFLPFLQRNRRMSAIVEYVLSGHRYKIDIPKATCSIALSLSGVRCPGRGEPYSEEAIAFMRRKIMQRDVEIEVETVDRTGTFLGTLWESKTNVAIPLLEAGLAKLQTSFGLDRIPEAHLLVQAEESAKQKKLKIWENYVEGEEVTNGTSVERRQKEEFKVTVTEVLEGGKFYIQSVADQKVAAIQKQLSSLSLQEAPVIGAFNPKKGDIVLAQFSADKSWNRAMIVNAPRGAVQSANDKFEVFYIDYGNQESVPYSQLRPLDSSVSAAPGLAQLCSLAYVKVPGLADDYGQEAAIRLSEHLLSTPKEFRAIIEEKDTSGGKVKGQGTGTVFLVTLIDTEVETSINAVMLQEGLGRLEKRRRWEPKDKQQAMDELEKFQTEAREKRLGMWEYGDIASDDDEAPPLSKAAGRR, from the exons ATGGCATCAGCAGCTGGAGCCACAGGATGGTTGAGGGGAATAGTAAAAGCTGTTCCATCTGGTGACTGCTTGGTGATAATGGGGAACACGAAGGCTGAGATTCCCCCAGAGAAGACAATTACTTTGTCTTCTCTAATGGCTCCTAAATTG GCTCCCCGGAGAGGTGGGCTCGATGAGCCATTTGCATGGCTGAGCAGAGAATTCTTGAGGAAGCTTTGCATTGGAAAG GAGGTCACTTTTAGAGTGGATTATACTGTACCATCCATAAACCGGGAGTTTGGCTCTGTTTTCCTTGGGGATAAGAATGTGGCTTTGCTTGTGGTTGCTGGAGGCTGGGCAAAG GTTAGGGAGCAAGGTCAACAGAAAGGAGAAGCTAGTCCATACTTAGCGGATTTGCTGCGCCTTGAAGAGCAGGCCAAACAACAAGGTCTTGGTCGTTGGATCAGG ACCCCAGGTGCTGCTGAGGCGGCCATTAGGGATCTGCCTCCTTCAGCGGTTAGCGACCCCGGTAATTTTGATGCTATGGCTCTATTGGCTGCTAAGAAGGGCAGTCCTTTGGAGGCTATTGTTGACCAGTGTCGCGATGGAAGCACAATCCGTGTTTATTTGCTACCAGACTTTCAATATGTCCAAGTGTTTGTTGCTGGGATTCAG GCACCATCTCCTGGTAGAAGGGCTGCGGCAGAATCTGCCGTTGCTGAGGTGGTTTCTACTGAACAAAATGGAGATTCAACAGTTGAAGGCCGAGCTCCTTTAACATCTGCTCAGAAGCTTGCTGCATCATCTGCATCAGTAAATGAAGTTCCTGCAGATCCCTTTGGGAAAGAAGCCAAGCATTTCACAGAAATCCGTGTGTTGCACAGAGAT GTCAGGATTGTATTAGAGGGTGTTGACAAATTTAGCAATCTCACCGGTTCGGTATACTATCCTGATGGTGAATCAGCAAAGGATTTGTCATTGGAGCTTATTGAAAAT GGCTTAGCTAAATATGTGGACTGGAGTGCGAGCTTGCTTGAAGATGAGGCCAGACGAAGGTTAAAGAATGCAGAACTTCAAGCAAAGAAGTCGAGATTAAGAATCTGGACAAATTATGTCCCCCCAGCAACAAACTCGAAGGCCATTCATGACCAGAACTTTACAGGAAAA GTGATTGAAGTTGCGAGTGCAGACTGTATTGTTGTTGCTGATGATTCCTTGCCATTTGGTGATCCTGCTGCAGAGCGGCGAGTCAATCTCTCAAGTATACGGGGCCCTAAAATGGGAAATCCTCGTAGAGATCAAAAACCTGATCCCTATGCTCGTGATGCTAAGGAATTCCTGAGGACGCGCCTAATTGGTCGTCAG GTGAATGTTTCTATGGAGTATTCCAGGAAAGTTGGCCTGACAGATGGAGGTGCTGCTCCAGCTGGGTCTGGAGATACAAGGGTGATGGATTTTGGAACTGTCTTTCTTGTTAATCCGGCTAAGGATGGGGATGATGCTGCTCCTGCTGCTGCCGGAGCAGGCAACCAACCAAATGGGGTTAACATTGCTGAGCTTTTAGCTGGTCGTGGTTTTGCCACCACAGTTAGGCATCGAGATTTTGAGGAGAGGTCAAATTATTATGATGCTCTCTTATCTGCTGAATCACGTGCTATTTCTGGGAAGAAAGGTATGCATTCTGCTAAGGATCCTCCTGTAAGGCATATGACAGATCTGCTAACG GCTAATGCAAAGAAAGCGAAAGACTTCCTACCATTTTTGCAACGTAATAGAAGGATGTCTGCTATTGTCGAATATGTTCTCAGTGGACATCGATACAAAATAGATATTCCTAAGGCAACATGCAGTATTGCCCTGTCCTTGTCTGGTGTCAGATGTCCTGGCCGTGGTGAGCCTTATTCTGAAGAAGCCATTGCATTTATGAGGCGGAAAATTATGCAGAGGGATGTTGAG ATTGAAGTGGAAACCGTTGATAGAACAGGAACTTTCTTGGGTACCTTGTGGGAGTCGAAAACCAATGTTGCAATTCCACTTCTGGAGGCGGGTTTGGCTAAACTTCAAACTTCCTTTGGCCTTGATAGGATCCCAGAAGCTCATCTCCTGGTTCAAGCTGAGGAATCAGCTAAACAGAAGAAGTTGAAG ATATGGGAGAATTATGTTGAGGGAGAGGAAGTTACCAACGGCACTTCTGTTGAAAGACGACAAAAAGAGGAGTTTAAG GTTACAGTTACAGAAGTCTTGGAAGGTGGTAAATTTTACATTCAGTCAGTTGCTGATCAGAAAGTGGCTGCTATTCAGAAACAGCTTTCTTCGTTAAGCCTTCAAGAAGCACCTGTAATTGGCGCCTTTAATCCGAAAAAGGGGGATATTGTTCTGGCTCAGTTCAGTGCTGATAAATCTTGGAACCGTGCTATG ATTGTTAATGCCCCGCGTGGTGCTGTGCAATCTGCGAATGACAAGTTTGAGGTGTTTTACATTGATTACGGGAATCAAGAAAGCGTCCCCTACAGCCAGTTGCGGCCTCTTGATTCTTCGGTGTCTGCTGCACCAGGCCTTGCTCAGCTATGCAGCCTGGCATACGTCAAGGTTCCAGGCTTGGCGGATGACTATGGTCAAGAAGCAGCAATTCGTTTGAGCGAGCACCTTTTGAGCACTCCAAAAGAATTCAGAGCTATCATAGAAGAGAAGGACACATCAGGTGGAAAAGTGAAAGGACAGGGCACCGGAACTGTCTTTTTGGTAACTCTGATTGATACCGAGGTTGAGACGAGCATAAACGCAGTTATGCTACAG GAGGGGCTGGGTCGATTGGAGAAGAGGCGTAGATGGGAGCCCAAGGATAAGCAGCAGGCGATGGATGAACTGGAAAAATTCCAGACGGAAGCCCGAGAGAAGAGACTTGGGATGTGGGAGTATGGAGACATCGCTTCAGATGATGACGAGGCGCCTCCCTTGAGTAAAGCTGCCGGAAGGCGGTGA